The following proteins come from a genomic window of Lycium ferocissimum isolate CSIRO_LF1 chromosome 4, AGI_CSIRO_Lferr_CH_V1, whole genome shotgun sequence:
- the LOC132053270 gene encoding uncharacterized protein LOC132053270, with product MADIETLGIVDEIQALVSDKLQVVSYKWLSRNFLVSSDSAKRLLQEFVEKHGDGLEVVYSLSGWMRDSPSTYHIRLVSTPKLAEAKKEFSEDCSVQVYSVQACIPKDPVALWNAEFVQAEELFRQPRSVDNCLLDNRFCGVSNPFVKRNGGGTIPSTSTVPQVKSEALGLSKSNSTAQVKPEQKKVQLPSPSASESRGTSGPGEDKKIVADKHKVAQLPAAKKAVQSDKSSAKNGGALANMWGRVPTKPKVDNVPAATSDATPNPVGSAAQVCAPERAEDRISDDDEQQVNIRRSSNGEGNRKRRVIFDYSDEEDELEDAINLASPDPPKRKSILGSKQIPNTPELEKQEVKKEKEAGSKSHEQEREPLPTSEPKKSKAYSSEIVSEHASHKKAAVKDEVADAAPISPKRRKVMKTRIDERGREVTEVVWEGEDTETKAGSNTNNNDTTKKADNKPVNSTGDRPPMAKKSPAFGSTAPTNQAGKAGNKKAGIKDPKQGNIMSFFKKKA from the exons GCTGCTTCAGGAATTTGTTGAAAAGCATGGGGATGGTCTTGAGGTGGTCTATAGCTTGTCTGGCTGGATGAGAGATAGCCCTTCAACCTACCATATAAGACTTGTCTCTACTCCTAAACTCGCAG AAGCCAAGAAAGAGTTTTCAGAAGATTGCTCAGTCCAGGTATATAGTGTGCAAGCTTGCATCCCGAAGGATCCAGTGGCCCTCTGGAATGCTGAATTTGTCCAGGCCGAAGAGCTCTTTAGGCAGCCCCGCTCAGTTGATAATTGTTTGCTTGATAATAG GTTTTGTGGAGTTTCAAATCCGTTCGTCAAGCGTAACGGTGGAGGAACAATTCCAAGCACTAGTACTGTTCCTCAGGTGAAAAGTGAAGCATTAGGACTTAGTAAAAGTAACTCTACTGCTCAAGTGAAACCTGAGCAGAAAAAGGTTCAACTACCAAGCCCTAGTGCCAGTGAGAGTCGTGGCACATCAGGTCCTGGAGAGGATAAGAAGATTGTTGCAGATAAACACAAAGTTGCTCAACTTCCGGCTGCTAAGAAGGCAGTTCAGTCTGACAAAAGTTCTGCTAAAAATGGAGGGGCATTGGCTAATATGTGGGGTCGTGTACCTACAAAGCCAAAAGTCGATAATGTTCCAGCTGCTACCAGTGATGCCACACCAAATCCTGTTG GTAGTGCGGCTCAAGTATGTGCTCCAGAAAGAGCAGAAGATAGGATCAGTGATGATGACGAACAACAAGTCAACATCAGGAGATCATCAAATGGTGAGGGGAATAGAAAGAGGAGGGTAATTTTCGATTATtcggatgaagaagatgaacttGAGGACGCTATCAACCTAGCATCACCTGATCCTCCAAAGCGGAAATCTATTTTAGGATCAAAACAAATTCCTAATACTCCAGAACTGGAAAAGCAGGAAGTCAAGAAGGAAAAGGAGGCAGGAAGCAAGAGTCATGAACAAGAAAGAGAACCTTTACCTACCAGCGAACCGAAGAAGTCTAAGGCGTACTCTTCAGAGATTGTCTCTGAACATGCCAGTCATAAGAAAGCAGCTGTAAAGGATGAAGTGGCTGATGCTGCTCCAATTTCCCCTAAAAGGAGAAAAGTAATGAAGACACGAATTGATGAACGTGGAAGAGAAG TGACCGAGGTTGTTTGGGAGGGTGAAGATACAGAAACAAAGGCTGGCAGTAATACAAACAACAATGATACAACGAAGAAAGCTGACAACAAACCAGTTAATAGTACTGGTGACAG ACCACCTATGGCTAAGAAGTCACCGGCGTTTGGAAGTACTGCACCTACAAATCAAGCCGGTAAAGCAGGAAACAAGAAAGCAGGAATTAAGGATCCTAAGCAAGGGAATATCATGTCATTCTTTAAGAAGAAGGCTTAG